Proteins encoded in a region of the Manis javanica isolate MJ-LG chromosome 15, MJ_LKY, whole genome shotgun sequence genome:
- the COMT gene encoding catechol O-methyltransferase isoform X1 — MLGAPLLPLLGASLLGLALLALLLSLRRHGWLVITWSEFVWQPIYNLLTGSSKEQRILRHVLQHAVAGDPQSVLAAIDAYCYQKEWAMNVGDKKGQIMDTVVQEQCPSVVLELGAYCGYSAVRMARLLPSGARLLTVELNPDYAAITQQMLHFAGLQERVTIIVGESQDVIPQLKKKYDIDTLDMVFLDHWKDCYLPDTLLLEECGLLRKGTVLLADNVIFPGAPEFLAHVRASSHFECTSFTSSLEYSQVVDGLEKAVYVGPGRPSPSVGS, encoded by the exons ATGCTGGGGGCCCCGCTGCTGCCGCTGCTGGGCGCCTCCTTGCTGGGCCTGGCACTGCTGGCTCTGCTGCTCAGCCTACGACGCCATGGCTGGCTCGTCATCACCTGGAGCGAGTTTGTGTGGCAGCCCATCTACAACCTGCTCACAGGCAGCAGCAAGGAGCAGCGCATCCTCCGCCACGTCCTGCAGCACGCGGTGGCAGGGGACCCACAGAGCGTGCTGGCGGCCATCGACGCCTACTGCTACCAGAAGGAATGGGCCATGAACGTGGGCGacaagaaag gCCAGATTATGGACACAGTGGTGCAAGAGCAGTGCCCCTCCGTGGTGCTGGAGCTGGGGGCCTACTGTGGCTATTCGGCCGTGCGCATGGCCCGCCTGCTGCCCTCTGGCGCCCGCCTGCTTACTGTCGAGCTCAACCCCGACTATGCTGCCATCACCCAGCAGATGCTGCACTTCGCAGGCCTGCAAGAGAGG GTAACCATCATTGTCGGGGAATCCCAGGATGTCATCCCCCAGTTAAAGAAGAAGTACGACATAGACACGCTAGACATGGTCTTCCTTGACCACTGGAAGGACTGCTATCTGCCGGACACGCTTCTCCTGGAG GAGTGTGGCCTGTTACGCAAGGGGACGGTGTTGCTGGCTGACAACGTCATCTTCCCAGGAGCCCCGGAATTCCTGGCACACGTGCGAGCGAGCAGCCACTTCGAGTGCACGAGCTTCACCTCGTCCTTGGAGTACTCACAGGTGGTGGACGGCCTGGAGAAGGCCGTCTATGTGGGCCCAGGCAGGCCCTCGCCCAGCGTGGGCAGCTAG
- the COMT gene encoding catechol O-methyltransferase isoform X2, which yields MLGAPLLPLLGASLLGLALLALLLSLRRHGWLVITWSEFVWQPIYNLLTGSSKEQRILRHVLQHAVAGDPQSVLAAIDAYCYQKEWAMNVGDKKGQIMDTVVQEQCPSVVLELGAYCGYSAVRMARLLPSGARLLTVELNPDYAAITQQMLHFAGLQERDVIPQLKKKYDIDTLDMVFLDHWKDCYLPDTLLLEECGLLRKGTVLLADNVIFPGAPEFLAHVRASSHFECTSFTSSLEYSQVVDGLEKAVYVGPGRPSPSVGS from the exons ATGCTGGGGGCCCCGCTGCTGCCGCTGCTGGGCGCCTCCTTGCTGGGCCTGGCACTGCTGGCTCTGCTGCTCAGCCTACGACGCCATGGCTGGCTCGTCATCACCTGGAGCGAGTTTGTGTGGCAGCCCATCTACAACCTGCTCACAGGCAGCAGCAAGGAGCAGCGCATCCTCCGCCACGTCCTGCAGCACGCGGTGGCAGGGGACCCACAGAGCGTGCTGGCGGCCATCGACGCCTACTGCTACCAGAAGGAATGGGCCATGAACGTGGGCGacaagaaag gCCAGATTATGGACACAGTGGTGCAAGAGCAGTGCCCCTCCGTGGTGCTGGAGCTGGGGGCCTACTGTGGCTATTCGGCCGTGCGCATGGCCCGCCTGCTGCCCTCTGGCGCCCGCCTGCTTACTGTCGAGCTCAACCCCGACTATGCTGCCATCACCCAGCAGATGCTGCACTTCGCAGGCCTGCAAGAGAGG GATGTCATCCCCCAGTTAAAGAAGAAGTACGACATAGACACGCTAGACATGGTCTTCCTTGACCACTGGAAGGACTGCTATCTGCCGGACACGCTTCTCCTGGAG GAGTGTGGCCTGTTACGCAAGGGGACGGTGTTGCTGGCTGACAACGTCATCTTCCCAGGAGCCCCGGAATTCCTGGCACACGTGCGAGCGAGCAGCCACTTCGAGTGCACGAGCTTCACCTCGTCCTTGGAGTACTCACAGGTGGTGGACGGCCTGGAGAAGGCCGTCTATGTGGGCCCAGGCAGGCCCTCGCCCAGCGTGGGCAGCTAG